In one Vanessa tameamea isolate UH-Manoa-2023 chromosome 10, ilVanTame1 primary haplotype, whole genome shotgun sequence genomic region, the following are encoded:
- the LOC113404631 gene encoding sphingosine-1-phosphate phosphatase 1-like translates to MWDNIIDYLKDPLLVVKVQNFFGVIYKKNNSSDETSIIHSDRHNTENDSARQHKRIPSDISGTSQSSCETDTSSEYQEEVECLINNKFWYYLFVLGTALGDEIFYATFIPFWFWNIDGAVGRRVVLVWTIVMYIGQGFKDIIRWPRPGYPVKKLQDKWAIEYGMPSTHAMVGVSIPFSVLFYTMNRYQYPVHWGIIIAVSWCTLICVSRVYLGMHSILDIAAGLLLSSALLLVLIPVVDQLDGFLLTSQWSPLLVITISILVIVYHPQSDKWTPTRGDTTMIVSVCAGILTGSWTNYQLGNMSASPLAPPYAVEWPSVEMWGCTLLRTTLGFCGVLATRALAKSVSFALACALLGADRRAMRAAAPSLHDTNTIIVEHSYKYITYGLIGFNTTYVLPTVFDLLFINRPTYYTEI, encoded by the exons ATGTGggataatataatagattatttgaAGGATCCTCTATTAGTAGTTAAAGTACAGAACTTTTTTGGTGTCATCTATAAAAAGAACAATTCAAGTGACGAAACAAGTATCATACATTCAGATAGGCATAATACTGAAAATGATAGTGCAAGGCAGCATAAGAGAATCCCCAGTGATATATCGGGGACATCACAGTCTTCTTGTGAGACGGATACATCATCAGAATATCAAGAGGAGGTGGAATGCTTGATTAATAACAAATTCTGGTACTACTTATTTGTATTAGGAACTGCACTGggtgatgaaatattttatgcaacaTTTATACCATTTTGGTTTTGGAATATTGATGGTGCTGTTGGAAGAAGAGTTGTTTTAGTGTGGACTATAGTTATGTATATAG GTCAAGGCTTCAAAGATATAATAAGATGGCCTCGGCCCGGCTATCCAGTTAAGAAGTTGCAGGATAAGTGGGCGATAGAGTATGGTATGCCCTCAACCCACGCTATGGTCGGCGTGTCCATACCATTTTCAGtcttattttatacaatgaatAGGTACCAGTATCCTGTGCACTGGGGAATCATAATAGCAGTGTCGTGGTGTACATTGATATGTGTTAGCAGAGTTTATCTCGGGATGCATAGCATTCTG gatataGCAGCAGGTCTGTTGTTGTCATCAGCATTGTTGTTAGTCTTGATTCCTGTAGTGGACCAACTGGATGGGTTTTTGCTCACTTCTCAATGGTCACCTCTACTAGTCATCACCATCTCTATTCTTGTCATTGTATATCATCCACAATCTGATAAGTGGACGCCCACAAG GGGCGACACGACGATGATAGTGAGCGTGTGCGCCGGCATCCTGACGGGCTCGTGGACCAACTACCAGCTGGGCAACATGTCGGCCAGCCCGCTGGCGCCGCCCTACGCGGTGGAGTGGCCGAGCGTGGAGATGTGGGGCTGCACGCTGCTGCGCACCACGCTGGGCTTCTGCGGCGTGCTGGCCACGCGCGCGCTGGCCAAGTCCGTGTCGTTCGCGCTGGCGTGCGCGCTGCTCGGCGCCGACCGCCGCGCCATGCGCGCCGCCGCGCCCAGCCTCCACGACACCAACACCATCATCGTCGAGCACTCCTACAAGTACATCACGTACGGCCTCATCGGCTTCAACACCACCTACGTGCTGCCGACCGTCTTCGATCTGCTCTTCATAAACAGGCCGACCTACTACACGGAGATTTAG